In Miscanthus floridulus cultivar M001 chromosome 5, ASM1932011v1, whole genome shotgun sequence, one genomic interval encodes:
- the LOC136453246 gene encoding uncharacterized protein, translating into MSAAPAASPWLRPSPTVRLRETAFLACSISSTPTRLCIGRRCSDRTFVGIQTAGSNLRRCMIAHVKSGEADGYPKSEDLVDEETLLSNLDRAIKEEDYARAAKIRDDLRILHEDAKALLLAANARFYNAFKNGDIAAMYSIWAKGDHVYVIHPAAGWISGYDVVMQSWEMVCNADYEFPLNIDLKNIEVHIRGSLGYVTCLEVVKTKGRTWGKQIATNIFEKVDGTWLMCVHHASHIEE; encoded by the exons ATGTCGGCGGCGCCGGCTGCTAGCCCATGGTTACGGCCGTCTCCAACTGTGCGGCTCCGCGAAACGGCCTTCTTGGCCTGTAGCATCAGCTCCACCCCTACGCGGCTCTGCATCGGACGACGCTGCTCGGATAGAACTTT TGTAGGGATTCAAACTGCAGGTTCCAACTTGAGAAGATGTATGATTGCTCATGTTAAAAGTGGGGAGGCTGATGGATATCCGAAAAGTGAGGATTTGGTGGACGAAGAAACTCTGCTGTCAAATTTAGACAGAGCCATCAAGGAAGAAGATTATGCTCGTGCAGCAAAGATCCGGGATGATCTGCGTATCCTCCACGAGGATGCTAAAGCTTTGCTCCTTGCAGCAAATGCACGGTTCTACAATGCCTTCAAGAATGGAGATATCGCTGCAATGTATTCTATCTGGGCTAAGGGTGACCATGTATATGTTATACATCCTGCTGCAGGTTGGATATCCGGTTATGATGTGGTCATGCAAAGCTGGGAGATGGTTTGCAATGCCGATTATGAGTTTCCACTGAATATTGATCTCAAGAATATAGAGGTTCACATCCGTGGCAGCCTTGGTTATGTCACGTGCTTGGAAGTGGTGAAGACCAAAGGAAGAACTTGGGGAAAGCAAATCGCCACCAACATTTTTGAGAAGGTTGATGGCACATGGCTGATGTGTGTGCACCATGCTTCACACATCGAAGAATGA